In a genomic window of Leifsonia xyli subsp. cynodontis DSM 46306:
- a CDS encoding G protein-coupled receptor family protein: MVRKTRLIAIILACVTGAAIAAPFLVSSLDGAYFGFGALVICWFFVAPVSLLGTVVSAALASVGALRAAECAARTRVAILAGWAVAFMTVLVGFAMTGGGPSPPICALAVATVLAPVFIAMCAVGVAGAMHRGPEVSAKTRSRRLVVSLLGSSLAGALLVLLGVQFARVAEYRADLDAVKYYGVPETERAREAKQNRASACLAVPDAFAALDRLDQLAGGGLFPEPQVEGIARATAQGRAALSGFDHTDCQLEADRLSAALEKQGIPAAEFHWLDLLSGERAFRAAGLADDEPEPRELSFFEVTSESAATMRARAAEAPSRLRAVTDDSNDARDLFFSVYDVVFDVLEGPGKDLAAAAPESAEQVIRTFSVEGTFAAERLRELSIELEAYTNYAQSIGA, translated from the coding sequence ATGGTACGGAAGACACGGCTGATCGCGATCATCCTCGCGTGCGTCACCGGTGCTGCGATCGCGGCTCCCTTTCTCGTGTCGTCGCTGGACGGGGCGTACTTTGGCTTCGGCGCTCTGGTCATCTGCTGGTTCTTCGTCGCGCCGGTGAGCCTGCTGGGGACCGTCGTCAGCGCCGCACTGGCGTCGGTCGGCGCGCTCCGGGCGGCAGAGTGCGCCGCGAGGACCAGAGTGGCGATCTTGGCTGGATGGGCTGTCGCCTTCATGACGGTGCTGGTGGGGTTCGCCATGACCGGGGGAGGGCCGTCGCCGCCGATTTGCGCCCTGGCCGTCGCGACAGTGCTCGCTCCTGTCTTCATCGCCATGTGTGCCGTCGGTGTGGCCGGTGCCATGCACCGTGGTCCGGAGGTCTCCGCGAAGACCAGGTCTCGCCGTCTGGTGGTCTCGCTGCTCGGCTCCAGCCTCGCAGGTGCGCTGCTCGTCCTCCTTGGTGTCCAATTCGCGCGTGTGGCGGAGTACAGAGCGGACCTCGACGCGGTGAAGTACTATGGGGTGCCCGAAACGGAACGTGCCCGGGAAGCGAAACAAAACCGCGCTTCCGCGTGTCTGGCTGTTCCCGATGCTTTCGCGGCTCTGGATCGGCTCGACCAGTTGGCTGGAGGAGGGCTCTTCCCCGAGCCGCAGGTTGAGGGGATCGCGAGAGCGACTGCTCAGGGTCGAGCCGCGCTCAGCGGTTTCGATCATACGGACTGCCAGCTGGAAGCCGACCGGTTAAGCGCCGCTCTGGAGAAGCAGGGCATCCCCGCCGCTGAGTTCCACTGGCTCGATCTCCTCAGCGGTGAGCGAGCGTTCCGGGCAGCCGGGTTGGCGGATGATGAGCCCGAGCCGCGGGAGCTCTCGTTCTTCGAGGTCACTTCCGAGAGCGCAGCGACGATGAGGGCTCGTGCCGCCGAGGCTCCGAGCCGTCTGCGCGCCGTGACGGACGACAGCAATGATGCACGTGATCTGTTTTTCTCTGTGTATGACGTTGTCTTCGACGTGCTGGAGGGACCGGGGAAGGACCTGGCAGCGGCCGCACCGGAATCCGCTGAGCAGGTGATCCGGACGTTTTCCGTCGAGGGAACGTTCGCGGCCGAGCGTCTGCGGGAGCTGTCGATCGAGCTTGAGGCATACACGAACTACGCACAGAGCATCGGTGCCTGA
- a CDS encoding DEAD/DEAH box helicase: MMPGTGSGEAETAADALTFADLGLDRAVLAALKDVGYETPSAIQAATIPLLLEGRDVVGLAQTGTGKTAAFALPILSRLDLSQKSPQALVLAPTRELALQVAEAFESYATHLKGVHLLPVYGGQGYGVQLSALRRGVHIVVGTPGRIMDHLDKGTLDLSALKHLVLDEADEMLKMGFAEDVETILADTPDDKQVALFSATMPAQIRRISKKYLHDPEEVTVKARTTTSANTTQRYLVVSYSQKVDALTRILEVENFEGMIVFVRTKNETETLAERLRARGYSAAAINGDVAQAQRERTVDQLKSGKLDILVATDVAARGLDVDRISHVVNFDIPVDTESYVHRIGRTGRAGRSGAAISFVTPRERRLLTAIEKATRQPLTPMQLPSVDDVNVTRLARFDDAITVALAQQDRISRFRDIIAHYVSHHDVPEADVAAALAVVAHGEEPLLLSADDALAQRIERDARDDRPGRDDRGRGERPVRRDRGDRPMAPYRIEVGKRQRVEPRQIVGALANEGGLSRDDFGHIRIMPDFSIVELPADLPGGTLARLTGTRISGKLIELRPDRGAGARRKLDERGERPPRKPRRR, encoded by the coding sequence ATGATGCCTGGAACCGGGAGCGGCGAGGCGGAGACTGCCGCCGACGCACTGACCTTCGCCGATCTCGGTCTGGACCGGGCCGTGCTCGCCGCCCTGAAGGACGTCGGCTACGAGACGCCGTCCGCCATCCAGGCCGCGACGATCCCGCTGCTGCTCGAGGGGAGGGACGTGGTCGGGCTCGCCCAGACCGGGACGGGGAAGACGGCCGCCTTCGCCCTTCCCATTCTGTCCCGTCTCGATCTGTCGCAGAAGAGCCCGCAGGCTCTCGTGCTCGCCCCCACCCGCGAGCTGGCGCTGCAAGTGGCGGAGGCGTTCGAGAGCTATGCGACGCATCTGAAAGGCGTTCATCTGCTGCCGGTGTACGGCGGCCAGGGCTACGGGGTGCAGCTCTCCGCGCTGCGTCGAGGCGTGCATATCGTGGTGGGCACGCCCGGCCGCATCATGGATCACCTCGACAAGGGAACGCTCGACCTCTCCGCGCTCAAGCACCTCGTGCTCGATGAGGCCGACGAGATGCTGAAGATGGGTTTCGCCGAGGATGTGGAGACGATTCTCGCCGACACGCCCGATGACAAGCAGGTCGCGCTCTTCTCCGCGACGATGCCGGCGCAGATCCGCCGCATCTCGAAGAAGTACCTGCACGATCCCGAAGAGGTCACCGTCAAGGCCAGGACGACGACGTCGGCCAACACGACGCAGCGCTATCTCGTCGTTTCGTACTCGCAGAAGGTCGACGCGCTCACTCGCATCCTCGAGGTCGAGAACTTCGAGGGGATGATCGTCTTCGTCCGCACGAAGAACGAGACGGAGACGCTCGCGGAGCGGCTCCGGGCCCGTGGCTACTCGGCGGCGGCGATCAACGGCGACGTCGCACAGGCCCAGCGGGAGCGCACAGTCGACCAGCTGAAATCGGGCAAGCTCGACATTCTGGTCGCCACGGATGTGGCGGCGCGGGGGCTCGATGTCGACCGCATCAGCCATGTCGTCAACTTCGACATCCCCGTCGACACCGAATCGTATGTCCATCGCATCGGCCGGACCGGCCGCGCCGGACGCAGCGGGGCGGCGATCAGCTTCGTCACCCCGCGCGAGCGCCGGCTTCTCACTGCGATCGAGAAGGCCACCCGTCAGCCGCTGACCCCGATGCAGCTCCCGAGCGTCGATGATGTCAACGTCACCCGCCTCGCCCGTTTCGACGACGCGATCACGGTCGCCCTCGCCCAGCAGGACCGCATCTCGCGGTTCCGCGACATCATCGCCCACTACGTATCCCATCACGATGTGCCCGAGGCGGATGTGGCGGCGGCGCTCGCTGTCGTCGCCCATGGGGAGGAGCCGCTGCTGCTCTCCGCCGACGATGCGCTCGCCCAGCGCATCGAGCGGGACGCTCGCGACGACCGGCCCGGTCGTGACGATCGCGGCCGGGGTGAGCGTCCGGTGCGCCGCGACCGCGGTGACAGACCGATGGCGCCCTATCGCATCGAGGTCGGCAAACGGCAGCGGGTGGAACCGCGCCAGATCGTCGGCGCGCTCGCGAACGAGGGCGGCCTGAGCCGCGACGACTTCGGCCACATCCGGATCATGCCCGACTTCTCGATCGTGGAGTTGCCGGCGGATCTCCCCGGGGGCACTCTCGCGCGGCTGACCGGAACGCGCATCAGCGGCAAGCTGATCGAACTGCGGCCGGACCGTGGCGCGGGAGCGCGGCGCAAACTGGACGAACGCGGGGAGCGTCCGCCCCGCAAGCCGCGGCGTCGCTGA
- a CDS encoding ABC transporter permease has translation MSKRQFWAVTLIVPILVFGLGALVIASNAATADTADQQKNARFDFLYSDASGLVDPALAREYGGQEIPSSAEGVEKAQSGSAEAYIDYPADPATQTVRVWGADVGLLENGKYAAVAQSLLSASVEKRLADPISAAILRGGVSTTTTTFKDGEIAPGFEAILPALLFLAAFFIVIVFLGNQMLNSTLEEKENRVTEMILTTINPTNLLIGKVISLFAIGLIQIAVFALPMLVGYMFFRDQLNIPNLDLSGLVFDPQKMIVGALILIGGFALFTGTLVAVGAVMPTAKDTAPVFSVMIFAVVIPLYAFGFAVSSPQSPIVQLLAYFPFTAPITALLLNAFGSLPLWQAIIIIVELFVLATIVMRLAVRLFRYGSIEYSNKVKIREVLGRRTDRAPAGP, from the coding sequence ATCTCCAAACGCCAGTTCTGGGCGGTCACGCTCATCGTGCCGATCCTCGTGTTCGGGCTCGGGGCCCTCGTCATCGCCTCCAACGCCGCGACCGCGGACACCGCGGACCAGCAGAAGAACGCCCGCTTCGACTTCCTCTACAGCGATGCCTCCGGGCTCGTGGACCCTGCGCTCGCCCGCGAGTACGGCGGCCAGGAGATTCCGAGCAGCGCCGAAGGCGTCGAGAAGGCGCAGTCGGGAAGCGCCGAGGCCTACATCGACTACCCCGCCGATCCGGCCACGCAGACGGTCAGGGTGTGGGGAGCCGATGTCGGTCTGTTGGAGAACGGCAAGTACGCCGCTGTCGCGCAGTCGCTCCTGTCGGCCAGCGTGGAGAAGCGGCTGGCCGACCCGATAAGCGCCGCCATCCTGCGCGGCGGGGTGAGCACCACGACCACGACGTTCAAGGACGGCGAGATCGCACCCGGATTCGAGGCCATTCTGCCCGCCCTCCTCTTCCTCGCGGCGTTCTTCATCGTGATCGTCTTCCTCGGCAACCAGATGCTGAACTCCACTCTGGAGGAGAAGGAGAACCGCGTCACGGAGATGATCCTCACGACGATCAACCCGACGAACCTGCTGATCGGCAAAGTGATCTCGCTGTTCGCGATCGGCCTCATCCAGATCGCGGTGTTCGCTCTGCCCATGCTGGTGGGGTACATGTTCTTCCGCGATCAGCTCAACATCCCGAATCTCGACCTGAGCGGCCTCGTCTTCGATCCGCAGAAGATGATCGTGGGCGCGCTGATCCTGATCGGCGGGTTCGCGCTCTTCACGGGCACACTGGTGGCCGTCGGCGCGGTGATGCCGACCGCGAAGGATACAGCGCCGGTGTTCTCCGTGATGATCTTCGCCGTGGTCATCCCGCTGTACGCGTTCGGCTTCGCGGTCAGCTCGCCGCAGTCTCCGATCGTGCAGCTCCTCGCCTACTTCCCCTTCACAGCGCCGATCACCGCGCTCCTCCTGAACGCTTTCGGCTCGCTTCCGCTCTGGCAGGCGATCATCATCATCGTCGAGCTGTTCGTGCTCGCCACGATCGTGATGCGTCTCGCGGTGCGGCTCTTCCGGTACGGATCGATCGAGTACTCGAACAAGGTGAAGATCCGGGAGGTTCTCGGCCGGCGCACCGATCGGGCCCCGGCCGGACCATGA
- a CDS encoding ArsR/SmtB family transcription factor: MKADTGLDARLGRAFQALADPVRRAMIGRLSRGPATVNELAEPFAISTQAVSRHIQVLHQAGLVTRSREAQRRPVHLAPAALEELTRWIERHRLIHEQRSRSLDTVAGAKGGGRPQETPGSE, from the coding sequence ATGAAAGCCGACACGGGTCTGGACGCTCGGCTCGGCCGGGCTTTCCAGGCTCTCGCCGACCCGGTCCGCCGGGCGATGATCGGCCGGCTCAGTCGGGGGCCGGCCACCGTGAACGAACTCGCCGAGCCGTTCGCGATCAGCACGCAAGCGGTCTCCCGTCACATCCAGGTGCTCCACCAGGCCGGACTCGTCACGCGCAGCCGGGAGGCGCAGCGCCGGCCTGTACACCTCGCCCCGGCCGCCCTCGAGGAGCTGACTCGGTGGATCGAGCGCCACCGCCTCATCCACGAGCAGCGTTCCCGTTCGCTCGACACTGTCGCTGGGGCGAAGGGCGGCGGGAGACCGCAGGAGACGCCCGGGAGCGAGTGA
- a CDS encoding inositol monophosphatase family protein, whose product MTLDDDLALALRLADTADAFSSGHYRVRDLHVDTKPDHTFVTEADLAVERALRDALATERPGDGILGEEFGSAGDTARQWIIDPIDGTSNYLRGVPVWGTLIALAIDGEPVVGVVSSPALGKRWWAAAGAGAWTANADGSEPRRLRVSGVSELEHASLSFQSIQQWDRAGYLDKLIALSRRVWRDRAYGDMWSYMLLAEGVLDAVAEFDVKTYDLAALIPIVEEAGGAFTSVTGASGPGNGSSLATNGLLHPALLKALA is encoded by the coding sequence GTGACCCTCGATGACGACCTGGCTCTCGCCCTCCGCCTCGCGGATACCGCCGACGCTTTCTCCTCCGGGCACTACCGCGTGCGCGACCTGCACGTCGACACGAAGCCGGACCACACCTTCGTCACCGAGGCCGATCTCGCGGTCGAACGAGCGCTGCGGGATGCGCTGGCGACGGAGCGGCCGGGCGATGGCATCCTGGGCGAGGAGTTCGGCAGCGCGGGCGACACGGCCCGGCAGTGGATCATCGACCCGATCGACGGGACATCCAACTACCTGCGCGGCGTGCCGGTGTGGGGCACTCTCATCGCACTCGCGATCGACGGCGAGCCGGTCGTCGGCGTCGTCAGCTCACCGGCCCTCGGGAAGCGCTGGTGGGCGGCGGCCGGTGCGGGCGCGTGGACGGCGAATGCCGACGGCTCCGAGCCTCGGCGTCTGCGGGTCTCCGGCGTCTCCGAGCTGGAACACGCGTCGCTGAGCTTCCAGAGCATCCAGCAGTGGGACCGGGCCGGCTACCTGGACAAGCTCATCGCCCTCTCCCGCCGGGTCTGGCGCGATCGGGCGTACGGCGATATGTGGTCCTATATGCTGCTCGCCGAGGGCGTCCTCGACGCGGTGGCCGAATTCGACGTGAAGACGTACGACCTGGCGGCGCTGATCCCGATCGTGGAGGAGGCCGGCGGCGCCTTCACCTCGGTGACGGGCGCCTCGGGCCCGGGGAACGGCTCTTCGCTGGCCACCAACGGACTGCTGCACCCAGCCCTGCTCAAGGCCCTGGCGTAG
- a CDS encoding adenosine deaminase, which yields MTAQPAPPSDAALLSLPKAELHLHIEGALEPELAFELAGRSGVSLPYGSVDELAAQYDFRDLQSFLDLYYATMEVLRTEDDFAELTRRYLRRAASQGVRHAELFFDPQAHTARGIPIEAVVDGIGGALAEAERDLDITGGLILCFLRDQPVESADAVLSAALTRPERLLGVGLDSAEVGYPPELFAGAFARARDAGLRTVAHAGEEGPPAYIHQALDLLGVERIDHGIRAVEDTELLRRLAADGTPLTVCPLSNVRLRTVAGLAEHPLLHLDEAGVRVTVNSDDPAYFGGYIGDNYLAVRDALGVTADQAKRFARTSIEASFATEERQTELLEAVGAWRG from the coding sequence ATGACCGCACAGCCAGCGCCGCCCTCCGACGCCGCCCTCCTCTCGCTCCCCAAGGCCGAACTCCACCTCCACATCGAGGGCGCCCTCGAACCGGAGCTGGCCTTCGAGCTCGCCGGCCGTAGCGGCGTCTCCCTCCCCTACGGTTCCGTCGACGAGCTCGCGGCCCAGTACGACTTCCGCGATCTGCAGTCCTTCCTCGACCTCTACTACGCGACGATGGAGGTGCTGCGCACCGAGGACGACTTCGCCGAGCTGACCCGCCGCTACCTGCGCAGGGCAGCCTCCCAGGGCGTGCGGCACGCCGAGCTGTTCTTCGACCCGCAAGCCCACACGGCCCGCGGCATCCCGATCGAGGCGGTCGTGGACGGCATCGGCGGGGCGCTGGCGGAGGCCGAGCGCGACCTCGACATCACCGGCGGCCTGATCCTCTGCTTCCTGCGCGACCAGCCGGTCGAGTCCGCGGACGCCGTACTCAGCGCCGCGCTGACTCGCCCGGAGCGGCTGCTCGGCGTCGGTCTCGACTCGGCCGAGGTCGGCTACCCGCCGGAACTGTTCGCCGGGGCGTTCGCCCGCGCCCGCGACGCCGGCCTGCGGACCGTCGCGCACGCGGGCGAGGAAGGCCCGCCCGCCTACATCCACCAGGCGCTGGATCTGCTGGGCGTCGAGCGGATCGACCACGGCATCCGCGCGGTGGAGGACACGGAGTTGCTGCGCCGGCTCGCGGCGGACGGCACACCGCTCACAGTCTGCCCGCTCTCGAACGTGCGGCTGCGCACCGTCGCCGGACTCGCCGAACACCCCCTGCTGCACCTGGACGAGGCCGGTGTGCGCGTCACCGTCAACTCGGACGATCCCGCGTACTTCGGCGGCTACATCGGTGACAACTATCTCGCGGTGCGGGACGCGCTCGGCGTCACGGCCGACCAGGCGAAACGCTTCGCCCGCACCTCCATCGAGGCGTCTTTCGCGACGGAGGAGCGCCAGACCGAGCTGCTGGAGGCTGTGGGGGCATGGCGCGGATGA
- a CDS encoding DUF5666 domain-containing protein gives MDDTQPTAPLPGQQYAPPSEGAFPPGTVPPNAAPSSATPAEPFYKRHGLAFAISTLVLGIVVVFGVAGAGAFAVGTMIFHNARAVHENDGRLASPHLPGRKGDGNEDQAPFAGGVVWATVSSISGDTWKVETLSGESLTVMTTSFTKYGLPGKGTDASGFAKDDEVIVVGKRSGGTVTATRIMKLDLFPQHPPATLGPVAPGC, from the coding sequence ATGGATGACACCCAGCCCACCGCACCGCTCCCCGGACAGCAGTACGCTCCGCCGTCCGAGGGCGCGTTTCCGCCCGGCACTGTCCCACCGAACGCCGCTCCGTCCAGTGCCACCCCCGCGGAGCCCTTCTACAAGCGGCATGGACTCGCTTTCGCGATCTCGACGCTTGTTCTGGGCATCGTGGTGGTTTTCGGGGTGGCCGGAGCCGGGGCGTTCGCCGTCGGCACCATGATCTTCCACAACGCCCGTGCCGTCCACGAGAACGACGGGCGGCTGGCCAGTCCGCATCTGCCCGGACGCAAGGGCGACGGCAACGAAGATCAGGCTCCGTTCGCCGGGGGCGTCGTGTGGGCCACGGTGAGCAGCATCTCCGGCGACACCTGGAAGGTGGAGACGCTCAGCGGGGAGAGCCTGACGGTCATGACCACGTCGTTCACCAAGTACGGCCTCCCGGGAAAGGGCACGGACGCATCCGGCTTCGCGAAGGATGATGAGGTGATCGTCGTGGGCAAGCGCAGCGGTGGAACCGTGACGGCCACGCGTATCATGAAGCTCGACCTCTTTCCCCAGCATCCGCCGGCCACGCTGGGGCCGGTCGCGCCGGGTTGCTGA
- a CDS encoding IS30 family transposase, with amino-acid sequence MGSSNRQKSVRAYRGQIASPGRPTIAWREDRVRFWVAIMTGIKTEEACVAARVSGPVGFRWFRHAGGVNSRLPEWVSGRYLSFSEREDIAIWHAQKVSAREIARRLKRDPSTILRELRRGASTRTYELDYKATTAQWHAERRARRPKVAKLVTNPRLRGYVQARLSGDVVDADGRRLGPDGPVWKGRNKPHRGDRRWVQAWSPEQISNRLKVEFPDDESMQISHEAIYQALYIEGRGALKRELVTCLRTGRALRVPRARNSQKAWGHVTNEVLISERPAEAEDRAVPGHWEGDLIIGLQRSAIGTVVDRSTRFTMLVHLPREEGYQHKHSTKNGPALAGYGAITMKNALANTMSTLPTQLARSLTWDRGKELSAHVAFKIETGIPVFFADPHAPWQRGTNENTNGLLRQYFPKGTDLTRWSSDDLQAVATAINNHPRKVLGWKTPAEAFARSAVTA; translated from the coding sequence ATGGGGTCATCGAACAGGCAGAAGAGTGTGCGGGCGTATCGGGGCCAGATCGCCTCGCCCGGTCGGCCGACGATCGCGTGGCGCGAAGACAGAGTCCGGTTCTGGGTGGCAATCATGACCGGCATCAAGACGGAGGAGGCTTGTGTCGCGGCCCGCGTGTCCGGGCCGGTCGGGTTCCGCTGGTTTCGCCATGCTGGCGGTGTGAACTCTCGACTTCCCGAGTGGGTGTCAGGTCGCTACCTGTCCTTCAGCGAGCGTGAGGACATCGCGATCTGGCACGCCCAGAAGGTCAGCGCCCGCGAGATCGCGCGACGACTGAAGCGCGACCCGTCGACGATCTTGCGAGAACTGCGCCGTGGCGCGTCCACGCGGACCTACGAGCTGGACTACAAGGCCACGACGGCTCAGTGGCATGCGGAGCGACGAGCGCGCCGTCCGAAGGTTGCCAAGCTCGTCACGAACCCGCGACTGCGGGGCTACGTCCAGGCCCGGCTATCGGGCGACGTGGTCGACGCCGACGGCCGCCGGCTTGGCCCAGACGGGCCCGTGTGGAAGGGCCGCAACAAGCCTCATCGAGGCGACCGTCGCTGGGTGCAGGCATGGAGCCCCGAGCAGATCTCGAACCGGCTCAAGGTCGAGTTCCCCGATGATGAGTCCATGCAGATCAGCCACGAGGCGATCTACCAGGCGCTCTATATCGAAGGCCGCGGCGCCCTGAAACGCGAGCTGGTGACCTGCCTGCGCACCGGTCGCGCGTTGCGGGTTCCGCGCGCCCGCAATAGCCAGAAGGCGTGGGGCCATGTCACCAACGAGGTCTTGATCAGCGAGCGTCCGGCGGAGGCCGAGGACCGGGCCGTTCCCGGACATTGGGAGGGCGATCTGATCATCGGCCTGCAGCGCTCAGCGATCGGCACCGTCGTCGATCGCAGCACCCGGTTCACGATGCTGGTCCACCTTCCTCGTGAGGAGGGCTACCAGCATAAGCACTCCACGAAGAACGGTCCCGCGTTGGCCGGCTACGGCGCCATCACGATGAAGAACGCGCTGGCGAACACGATGTCGACCCTCCCGACGCAGCTGGCCCGGTCGCTGACCTGGGATCGCGGGAAGGAACTCTCGGCCCACGTCGCGTTCAAGATCGAGACCGGGATTCCCGTGTTCTTCGCCGACCCGCACGCACCGTGGCAGCGGGGCACAAACGAGAACACCAACGGCCTGCTGCGTCAGTACTTCCCCAAGGGCACCGACCTGACTCGATGGAGCAGCGACGACCTTCAAGCCGTTGCCACCGCCATCAACAATCACCCGCGGAAAGTGCTCGGCTGGAAGACGCCCGCAGAGGCCTTCGCGAGATCAGCCGTCACCGCATGA
- a CDS encoding arylamine N-acetyltransferase has product MGDDEGVRTPHGRYRAVAGVQGAQWMLQYDHGDGWANGYGFSADDRIEDAATLDEIRDLIAHRSESVFNRGPLVALPTERGRLVLSASGLTEVRDGRKSVHPLGPDEIATVARLFFRPFGVA; this is encoded by the coding sequence GTGGGCGACGACGAAGGAGTCCGCACACCGCACGGCCGGTATCGTGCCGTCGCCGGAGTGCAGGGCGCCCAATGGATGCTCCAGTACGACCACGGCGATGGCTGGGCGAACGGGTACGGGTTCTCGGCCGACGACCGGATCGAGGATGCGGCGACGCTGGACGAGATCCGCGATCTCATCGCCCATCGGAGCGAGTCGGTCTTCAACAGGGGACCACTGGTGGCCCTGCCGACCGAACGCGGCAGGCTGGTGCTGAGCGCTTCCGGTCTGACCGAGGTCCGCGACGGCCGGAAGAGCGTCCACCCGCTTGGACCCGACGAGATCGCGACGGTCGCCCGGTTGTTCTTCCGTCCCTTCGGCGTCGCCTGA
- a CDS encoding dodecin family protein, protein MSATVARITTISARSETSFEDAVRAGVERSAQTLRNVSGAWVKEHSVAIEDGRITSFQVVLEVSFVLDD, encoded by the coding sequence ATGTCGGCAACGGTTGCAAGGATCACGACGATCAGCGCCCGGTCGGAGACGAGCTTCGAGGACGCCGTGCGTGCCGGCGTGGAGCGGTCTGCGCAGACGCTTCGAAACGTGTCCGGCGCGTGGGTGAAAGAGCACTCCGTGGCGATCGAGGACGGCCGGATCACGTCGTTCCAGGTCGTGCTCGAGGTGTCGTTCGTCCTCGACGACTGA
- a CDS encoding DUF2809 domain-containing protein produces the protein MIAPARRRAARSRAGLLAVAAGLVLHFAADSAAGSFAADALYAVLLFALVALVVPRWPALRIAAVVFAACAAIELAQLTGVPAWLSTAIPGAALVFGTTFQFTDLIAYAFGAALAAAVDGGIGKRAAGSP, from the coding sequence ATGATCGCCCCTGCTCGCCGCCGCGCCGCTCGAAGCCGTGCCGGGCTCCTCGCCGTCGCGGCCGGTCTCGTGCTCCACTTCGCCGCCGACAGCGCGGCGGGCTCGTTCGCTGCCGATGCTCTCTACGCGGTCCTGCTCTTCGCTCTCGTCGCCCTGGTCGTTCCCCGCTGGCCTGCGCTCCGCATCGCCGCTGTGGTTTTCGCCGCCTGCGCGGCGATCGAACTCGCGCAGCTCACCGGTGTCCCCGCCTGGCTCTCGACGGCGATCCCCGGTGCGGCACTCGTCTTCGGCACGACGTTCCAGTTTACTGACCTGATCGCTTACGCTTTCGGTGCGGCGCTCGCCGCAGCGGTGGACGGTGGAATCGGGAAGCGCGCGGCAGGATCTCCCTGA
- a CDS encoding IS3 family transposase encodes MPKPYPKEFRDDVVRVAESRELGVTIERIAVGVHPMTLTKWLARSRAEKTAAETGAPSLGDRDAEVRELRNRNRLLEQEVEVLRRAAAYLSQAHLPGKRLYPLVKELSGDGIPVMVTCRVLKLARQPYYRWLRDPITEAELVEAYRTNALFDAHRNDPEFGHRLLADEARDAGEGMSDRTAWKIASENGWWSAFGKRKARGKGKKQGPPVHDDLVQREFTADGPNKVWLTDITEHKTGEGKLYLCAIKDVFSNKIVGYSIDSRMKSSLAVRALSNAVALRGNVAGCVIHSDRGSQGGLKWSSQHLDREVERWGHRTGRRVCGRIGARSPRPVGRRSRGAKTESGSGWQS; translated from the coding sequence GTGCCCAAGCCCTATCCGAAGGAGTTCCGGGATGATGTGGTGCGCGTCGCGGAGAGCCGTGAGCTCGGTGTGACGATCGAGCGGATCGCCGTCGGGGTCCATCCGATGACCCTCACGAAGTGGCTCGCCCGCTCCCGCGCCGAGAAGACCGCCGCCGAGACCGGTGCCCCGTCGCTGGGTGATCGAGACGCCGAGGTCCGCGAGTTGCGTAACCGGAACCGGCTGCTGGAGCAGGAGGTGGAGGTGCTGCGGCGGGCGGCGGCGTATCTGTCGCAAGCGCATCTGCCGGGAAAAAGGCTCTACCCGCTCGTGAAAGAGCTCTCCGGTGACGGGATCCCCGTCATGGTGACGTGCCGGGTCCTCAAGCTCGCCCGCCAGCCCTACTACCGCTGGCTCCGCGATCCCATCACCGAGGCCGAACTGGTCGAGGCGTATCGCACGAACGCCTTGTTCGACGCCCACCGCAACGACCCCGAGTTCGGGCACCGGCTCCTCGCCGACGAGGCTCGCGACGCCGGGGAGGGCATGTCGGATCGAACCGCGTGGAAGATCGCCTCGGAGAACGGCTGGTGGTCGGCATTCGGGAAGCGCAAGGCCCGCGGGAAGGGGAAGAAGCAGGGCCCGCCCGTTCACGACGACCTCGTGCAGCGCGAGTTCACCGCTGACGGGCCGAACAAGGTCTGGCTGACCGACATCACCGAGCACAAGACCGGCGAGGGCAAGCTCTACCTCTGCGCGATCAAGGACGTCTTCTCGAACAAGATCGTCGGCTACTCCATCGACTCGCGGATGAAGTCGAGTCTCGCCGTCCGGGCGTTGAGCAACGCTGTCGCGTTGCGTGGGAACGTCGCCGGTTGCGTGATCCACAGTGATAGAGGCAGTCAGGGCGGTCTCAAGTGGTCGTCGCAGCACCTTGATCGAGAGGTGGAGCGATGGGGTCATCGAACAGGCAGAAGAGTGTGCGGGCGTATCGGGGCCAGATCGCCTCGCCCGGTCGGCCGACGATCGCGTGGCGCGAAGACAGAGTCCGGTTCTGGGTGGCAATCATGA